From one Luteolibacter sp. SL250 genomic stretch:
- a CDS encoding small basic protein: MSKHNSLKASATVGGKRSVLKRFERVKLLKERGEWKAGRSPVGLPKTKHEG; encoded by the coding sequence ATGTCCAAGCACAACAGCCTCAAAGCAAGCGCCACCGTCGGCGGCAAACGCTCCGTCCTCAAGCGCTTCGAGCGCGTCAAACTCCTCAAGGAGCGTGGCGAATGGAAAGCCGGCCGCAGCCCTGTCGGCCTGCCAAAGACCAAGCACGAAGGTTGA
- a CDS encoding pseudouridine synthase, which translates to MNDGTRLNKYLASCGIGSRRACDELIQTGRVEVNGSPCLNMGTRIGPGDHVKLDGKRVVPNDVAILAFHKPRGFVCTREDELGRETIYDFLPPTLHSLHHVGRLDRDSEGLLILTNDGDLSQRLMHPSKSVEKEYLVTSNQAFENHHLDQFLEGIYTEGGKLKAKAIERLSPRRIKIVLDHGAKRQIRVMFEALGYQVTKLLRIRIGSLWLGDLEPGTYAFLNSKEVELLMKNPKA; encoded by the coding sequence ATGAACGACGGCACCCGCCTCAACAAATACCTCGCCTCCTGCGGCATCGGCTCACGCCGCGCCTGTGATGAACTCATCCAGACCGGGCGGGTGGAGGTGAACGGCTCGCCGTGCCTGAACATGGGGACCCGTATCGGCCCCGGTGACCATGTGAAGCTGGACGGAAAGCGCGTGGTGCCGAATGACGTGGCCATCCTCGCCTTCCACAAGCCGCGCGGCTTCGTCTGCACCCGCGAGGACGAGCTGGGCCGGGAGACGATCTACGATTTCCTCCCTCCGACCCTGCACAGCCTGCACCACGTCGGCCGCCTTGACCGGGATTCCGAGGGGCTGCTGATCCTCACCAACGACGGTGACCTGTCCCAGCGGCTGATGCACCCGTCGAAGTCAGTCGAGAAGGAGTATCTGGTGACGTCCAACCAGGCGTTCGAGAACCACCACCTCGACCAGTTCCTGGAAGGCATCTATACCGAGGGCGGGAAACTGAAGGCGAAAGCCATCGAGCGGCTCTCCCCGCGCCGGATCAAGATCGTCCTCGACCACGGCGCGAAACGCCAGATCCGGGTCATGTTCGAGGCGCTGGGCTATCAGGTGACCAAACTGCTCCGCATCCGCATCGGCTCGCTGTGGCTGGGCGATCTGGAACCCGGCACCTACGCCTTCCTCAACTCGAAGGAAGTCGAGTTGCTGATGAAGAATCCGAAGGCCTGA
- the acs gene encoding acetate--CoA ligase, translated as MSKSSKVKPTPEVIHKPSKEFSAKARIPSMAAYKKLYKESIDKPEKFWAKEAKELTWQKPWSKVLDWKAPFAKWFDGGKLNVCENCVDRHAFGARKNKAAIIWEGEPGDRRVITYGQLHKEVCRFANVLEKNGIKKNDRVLIYMPMVPEAAIAMLACARIGAVHNVVFGGFASEAILDRLEDSGSVAVITADGGWRRGKVIPLKPAVDEALSRYTAAKIKRVIVLKRTGNDIKMVSGRDSWWHEEVTEVSNKHVAKPFDSEHPLFVLYTSGSTGKPKGILHTSGGYLTGTYATCKYIFDMRDEDVYWCTADVGWITGHSYIVYGPLANGATQVMYEGAPNEPDFGRFWKMIEEYGVTIFYTAPTAIRAFIKAGDHFPAGYDLSSLRLLGSVGEPINPEAWNWYHKHIGGGRCPIVDTWWQTETGAILISPIPGATPCKPGTATHPFFGIDAAILDDAGKECKPNEDGRLVIRKPWPSMTRTIYGDKARFKKTYFSDYPGLYTAGDGARRDKDGNFWIIGRLDDVLNVSGHRLGTAEIESALVAHPAVAEAAVVGRPDDMKGQAVAAFVTLKSGFQESEHLIIELRNHVGKLIGAIAKPDDIYCTPGLPKTRSGKIMRRLLKELVTKGEISGNITTLEDYNVITALQEKVKKK; from the coding sequence ATGAGCAAGTCATCGAAGGTCAAACCCACGCCCGAAGTCATCCACAAGCCCTCGAAGGAATTCTCCGCCAAGGCCCGCATCCCTTCGATGGCGGCCTACAAGAAGCTCTACAAGGAGTCGATCGACAAGCCGGAGAAGTTCTGGGCCAAGGAGGCGAAGGAACTCACCTGGCAGAAACCATGGTCGAAGGTCCTGGACTGGAAGGCCCCTTTCGCCAAGTGGTTCGACGGCGGCAAGCTCAACGTCTGTGAGAACTGCGTGGACCGCCATGCTTTCGGCGCGCGCAAGAACAAGGCCGCCATCATCTGGGAGGGCGAACCCGGCGACCGCCGCGTGATCACCTACGGCCAGCTCCACAAGGAGGTCTGCCGCTTCGCCAACGTCCTCGAGAAAAACGGCATCAAGAAGAACGACCGCGTTCTCATCTACATGCCGATGGTGCCGGAGGCGGCCATCGCCATGCTGGCCTGCGCGCGCATCGGCGCGGTCCACAACGTGGTCTTCGGTGGCTTCGCCTCGGAGGCGATCCTGGACCGTCTGGAGGATTCCGGTTCCGTCGCGGTGATCACCGCGGACGGCGGCTGGCGCCGCGGCAAGGTCATCCCGCTCAAGCCCGCGGTCGATGAGGCCCTCTCCCGCTACACCGCCGCGAAGATCAAGCGCGTGATCGTGCTCAAGCGGACCGGCAACGACATCAAGATGGTTTCCGGCCGCGACTCCTGGTGGCACGAGGAGGTCACCGAGGTGTCGAACAAGCATGTCGCGAAGCCCTTCGACTCCGAGCACCCGCTCTTCGTCCTCTACACCTCCGGTTCCACCGGAAAACCGAAAGGCATCCTCCACACCTCCGGCGGCTACCTCACCGGCACCTACGCGACCTGCAAGTACATCTTCGACATGCGGGATGAGGACGTCTACTGGTGCACCGCCGATGTTGGCTGGATCACCGGCCACTCCTACATCGTCTACGGACCGCTCGCCAATGGCGCGACCCAGGTGATGTATGAAGGCGCGCCGAACGAGCCGGACTTCGGCCGCTTCTGGAAGATGATCGAGGAATACGGCGTGACCATCTTCTACACCGCGCCCACCGCCATCCGCGCCTTCATCAAGGCGGGCGATCATTTCCCGGCCGGCTACGACCTTTCCTCCCTCCGCCTGCTCGGCTCCGTCGGGGAACCGATCAATCCCGAGGCCTGGAACTGGTACCACAAGCACATCGGCGGCGGGCGCTGCCCGATCGTCGATACCTGGTGGCAGACGGAAACCGGCGCGATCCTCATCTCACCGATCCCCGGTGCGACGCCCTGCAAGCCAGGCACCGCCACCCATCCGTTCTTCGGCATCGACGCCGCCATCCTCGATGACGCCGGCAAGGAGTGCAAACCGAACGAGGACGGCCGCCTGGTCATCCGCAAGCCATGGCCGTCCATGACCCGCACGATCTACGGCGACAAGGCGCGCTTCAAGAAGACCTACTTCTCCGACTACCCCGGCCTCTACACCGCGGGTGACGGCGCCCGCAGGGACAAAGACGGCAACTTCTGGATCATCGGCCGTCTCGACGACGTACTGAACGTCTCCGGCCACCGTCTCGGCACGGCGGAGATCGAGAGCGCGCTGGTCGCCCACCCTGCGGTGGCGGAGGCAGCCGTCGTCGGCCGCCCGGATGACATGAAAGGCCAGGCCGTCGCCGCGTTCGTCACCCTCAAGAGCGGCTTCCAGGAGTCGGAGCACCTCATCATCGAGCTGCGCAACCACGTCGGCAAACTCATCGGCGCCATCGCCAAACCGGACGACATCTATTGCACCCCCGGCTTGCCGAAAACCCGTTCCGGCAAGATCATGCGCCGCCTGCTGAAGGAACTGGTCACCAAGGGAGAGATCAGCGGCAACATCACCACCCTGGAGGACTACAACGTCATCACCGCACTCCAGGAGAAGGTGAAGAAAAAATAG
- a CDS encoding EF-hand domain-containing protein — protein sequence MKFAPLLVLPLIAACSGPGPIVPETKVEKQMIGLLEKFDRYDLNGDGELDSGELVAAQKSTGHPPSEIIDFYDRDKSRTISLREAQRGFKRLDEAEQRADHTH from the coding sequence ATGAAGTTCGCACCTCTCCTTGTTCTCCCGCTGATTGCCGCATGTTCCGGACCAGGGCCCATCGTTCCTGAAACCAAGGTTGAGAAGCAGATGATCGGTCTGCTGGAGAAGTTCGACCGGTATGACTTGAATGGTGACGGTGAGCTGGATTCCGGCGAACTGGTGGCTGCCCAGAAATCCACCGGCCATCCTCCTTCGGAGATTATTGATTTCTATGACCGGGACAAGAGCCGGACCATCTCCCTGCGTGAGGCGCAGCGTGGCTTCAAGCGCCTTGATGAGGCCGAGCAGCGTGCCGATCACACCCATTGA
- a CDS encoding 23S rRNA (pseudouridine(1915)-N(3))-methyltransferase RlmH, with the protein MQVRIIAAGKPALAFAKAGVEEYLKRLSRFGSHELVIIKAGSQDDVSSRLLERSEGSFRIGLDERGKALATRAFHQQLETLELRGDVKSVSFLIGAADGHNETLRKSCDLLISVSPFTLQHELALVILLEQLYRVASLKAGMPYHRD; encoded by the coding sequence ATGCAAGTCCGGATCATCGCCGCGGGCAAACCCGCCCTCGCCTTCGCCAAAGCCGGGGTTGAAGAGTACCTGAAGCGCCTTTCCCGCTTCGGAAGCCATGAGCTGGTGATCATCAAGGCAGGCTCCCAGGATGATGTCTCTTCCCGCCTGCTGGAGCGCTCGGAAGGCTCATTCAGGATCGGACTGGACGAACGCGGAAAAGCCCTGGCAACCCGCGCCTTCCACCAGCAACTGGAGACATTGGAACTCCGCGGGGACGTGAAATCCGTCTCCTTCCTGATCGGCGCGGCGGACGGACACAATGAAACCCTGCGGAAGAGCTGTGATCTGCTGATCTCCGTCTCTCCGTTCACCCTGCAGCACGAGCTGGCCCTGGTGATCCTGCTGGAGCAGCTCTACCGGGTCGCCTCACTGAAGGCGGGCATGCCCTATCACAGGGATTGA